The following coding sequences lie in one Salmo salar chromosome ssa13, Ssal_v3.1, whole genome shotgun sequence genomic window:
- the LOC106568056 gene encoding prolactin-releasing peptide receptor-like, whose protein sequence is MEPVLERSVGGSSNASLAVPSLNRSDPVELFSGLQLLLSYRPLFIPLYCLLVAVACVGNSLLLACILADKKLHNATNFFIGNLAAGDLLMCLSCVPLTASYAFESEGWLFGRPLCHLVPLLQTSTVFVSVLSLTAIAVDRYVVVVHPVRRRISLRGCGALAVGMWLLSLLLATPPSLHTHYVDLRPSGLELVVCEEFWPDSDHLRLLYSCFILLTSYLLPLLSVSVAYCGITARLRQRCLPGAPSHSLHRWNRTKKKTFSLLVLSVLSFAFCWLPLQVLNLLLDLDQDFLLVGKRHVNLLQVCCHLLAMSSACYNPFIYASLHSKVRLRLRDYLRPLTGRGRQSSLLSQHALQHNTNTCLSMVSEQPIRDEQEGPQTNADNSF, encoded by the coding sequence ATGGAGCCAGTGTTGGAGAGGTCTGTGGGTGGCTCCTCCAATGCCAGCCTGGCAGTACCTTCTCTGAACCGCAGTGACCCAGTAGAGTTGTTCTCAGGTCTGCAGTTACTGCTGAGCTACCGCCCTCTGTTCATCCCTCTCTACTGCCTCCTGGTGGCCGTGGCCTGCGTGGGCAACTCCCTCCTACTAGCATGCATCCTGGCTGACAAGAAACTCCACAACGCCACCAACTTCTTCATAGGGAACCTGGCTGCAGGCGACCTGCtcatgtgtctgagctgtgtccCGCTGACCGCCTCCTACGCCTTCGAGTCCGAGGGCTGGCTGTTTGGCCGGCCGCTCTGCCACCTGGTCCCCCTGCTGCAGACCTCCACCGTCTTTGTCTCTGTGCTGTCCCTCACGGCCATCGCTGTGGACCGCTATGTGGTGGTGGTTCACCCTGTGAGGAGGAGGATCTCCCTGAGGGGGTGTGGGGCGCTGGCGGTGGGAATGTGGCTTCTGTCCCTGCTCCTGGCaactcctccttccctccacacGCACTACGTGGACCTGCGTCCCAGCGGGTTGGAGCTGGTGGTATGTGAGGAGTTCTGGCCAGACTCAGACCACCTGCGGCTACTCTACTCCTGCTTCATCCTGCTCACCTCCTACCTGCTTCCCCTGCTGTCGGTCAGTGTGGCCTACTGCGGCATTACAGCCCGGCTCCGTCAGCGCTGTCTCCCTGGGGCACCCTCCCACAGCCTGCATCGCTGGAACAGGACAAAGAAGAAGACCTTCTCTTTGCTGGTACTGTCTGTGCTCTCCTTCGCCTTCTGCTGGCTGCCCTTGCAGGTACTCAACCTGCTACTGGACCTGGACCAGGACTTCCTGCTGGTGGGCAAACGCCACGTCAACCTGCTGCAGGTGTGCTGCCACCTGCTGGCCATGAGCTCTGCCTGCTACAACCCCTTCATCTATGCCTCGCTGCACAGCAAGGTGCGTTTGCGTCTCCGTGACTACCTGAGACCCCTGACAGGGCGGGGCCGCCAGAGCAGCCTGCTCTCCCAGCATGCGTTACAGCACAACACTAACACCTGTCTCAGCATGGTGTCTGAGCAGCCAATCAGAGACGAGCAGGAAGGGCCACAGACCAACGCTGACAACTCCTTCTGA